From Weissella confusa, a single genomic window includes:
- a CDS encoding DUF1304 domain-containing protein: MNILIAILSVLVALEFFFIMYLETFATTSSRTAETFRMSKDDLQNEKVNTLLKNQGIYNGLIGVGILYLLIFTQNYNNSLFAIMLYIILVALYGSFSSGNKSIFFKQGTLAVIVVVLLLVQMILG; the protein is encoded by the coding sequence ATGAATATTCTAATCGCTATTTTAAGTGTACTAGTTGCTTTGGAGTTCTTTTTCATTATGTATTTGGAAACATTCGCAACAACTTCATCTCGCACTGCTGAAACTTTCAGAATGTCAAAAGATGATCTTCAAAATGAAAAGGTAAACACTCTACTTAAAAATCAAGGTATTTATAACGGTCTTATTGGCGTTGGAATACTTTATTTGTTGATTTTTACGCAAAATTACAACAATAGCTTGTTTGCCATTATGCTATACATTATTTTGGTGGCATTATACGGAAGTTTCTCATCAGGAAACAAGTCAATTTTCTTCAAGCAAGGAACTTTGGCCGTCATCGTGGTAGTTTTGTTGTTAGTTCAAATGATTCTGGGATAA
- a CDS encoding SpaA isopeptide-forming pilin-related protein yields MTKSGGFSIKKRHRKLGALIGLAALAVPFAANLGTLGDAIHAVTGPQNVYESKLLNVKLETSQDKAKTTWDLEFDRSDMSVSEQTVKFKLDLEKAGLTDAEIAVKDGDKLGEPLDMREGIVDAILKTQSTHLILTAISSNEDKHDITLQVTELGLYNEENGENLLPADNRSVDLTMAFEQVAEIAKESSSETVTEAVAKEEKKSEKTAEVKEEKTAGKEVKVAPIPNSPNGLVTGTDPAVTLNNSLQNSVVPDTDIQSVYIDTAARTTAGTDGNTNPNNFQIWSNRTIANDAYHTNGETYFNNNYGVNIYAKFNETAGKIDAGNPNPDPTYVRSHYHSQYEMVAGGGSANESSYMIEFRDTAAMSGAAFTIVYDNVGEYINANGDRVTMGATMSIGNIVPVTQQHNQIGQQRFIDIPNNLYSGLLYQGIDSLDIQLQFYEVTTSASGSTFTRLIDVDSAVGASMTFDSLNNFGDGSGGFLWTETGSTQINSSTYAESVDKLSSIGANPTRTDRDTAVAGKDSQGRTVMKQDSNGKWFSQGHGNYTNDNYSFPNWRDKIGDTTFPFGALSYPITGKQFTFRLYTGTGNTWQTMTLASINPLQLEAPRKMVTDDQLETTDPNAMNYNNAVGQLNSANGNADVQAAITEARASFPAYDPNSGEYKSYADYVAARETAVNAAITKVTEEKNIQYGNMFGNNLATKNTQTIGDVIYFNYDYWVMQPTYRIGTDSIAKPTELVMTDTLDAGVTLRHNDASNMTTFTPSDIVVYNTNGSAFTYGTDYTVKLESVKGSDDKQHQKITVEFTTTGRDRMDFDGNNLAWNLNVHVPATEVLENKQEKIWYNTAKVMTGINDPEGIDTNRVNVHLLPLHDNDLVLHKIDDLGNQVNRATFELKQTYKMTGWANDEPVFEKLDTPVEVTGTSSSNGSTWTFNDLQIGKYELTETGVPGGYTNDNGVIHFTVTEHLQGDGKTYIHTMSGDSDADKAALIGLQQADGDQWTASIKNPRVPTQFKLNKVDSDNDPLAGAKFEYALQTDAVAYAENPSLPNPWVEMTEGANGVHTIAADAKLEFNKTYVVRETKSPDGYAMKDDFYFIVVPQNTYTDPAFDYADILNNLNGTSANTNAPVNFLQVNEGGSYLKWLPAAEDTSTNPHTWVGDFVVANDAKPIFPRVGGTGIQAYIGAGLIVMLIAGGAAWYIKRRQNQ; encoded by the coding sequence ATGACAAAAAGTGGAGGCTTTTCAATTAAGAAGCGTCACCGCAAGTTAGGCGCTTTGATTGGTTTGGCAGCTCTGGCTGTGCCGTTTGCCGCCAATCTGGGTACCTTGGGAGACGCGATTCATGCGGTCACTGGACCGCAGAACGTGTATGAGAGCAAGTTGCTGAATGTCAAACTAGAGACATCACAGGACAAAGCAAAGACCACGTGGGATTTGGAGTTTGATCGATCAGATATGTCTGTCAGTGAGCAGACAGTTAAGTTCAAACTTGATTTGGAAAAGGCTGGGTTAACCGATGCCGAGATTGCTGTTAAGGATGGCGACAAGTTGGGCGAGCCGCTAGACATGCGCGAAGGAATCGTGGATGCCATTCTGAAGACACAATCAACGCATTTGATTTTGACAGCTATCAGTTCTAATGAAGATAAGCACGACATTACGTTGCAGGTTACTGAATTGGGATTGTATAACGAAGAAAACGGTGAGAACTTGTTGCCAGCCGATAATCGTTCAGTCGATTTGACGATGGCGTTTGAGCAAGTTGCTGAAATTGCTAAGGAATCATCATCTGAGACAGTGACTGAAGCGGTTGCTAAGGAAGAGAAGAAGTCTGAAAAGACAGCAGAAGTTAAGGAAGAAAAGACAGCCGGTAAGGAAGTTAAGGTTGCACCGATTCCCAATTCACCTAACGGATTGGTAACGGGAACTGATCCAGCGGTAACTTTGAATAACAGTTTGCAAAATTCTGTTGTTCCAGATACGGACATTCAATCTGTGTACATTGACACAGCGGCACGAACAACTGCTGGTACAGATGGAAATACAAATCCGAATAACTTCCAAATTTGGTCAAACCGTACTATTGCGAATGATGCATATCACACAAACGGAGAGACATATTTTAATAATAACTACGGTGTAAATATTTATGCCAAGTTCAACGAGACGGCAGGAAAGATTGACGCGGGAAATCCTAACCCGGATCCAACGTATGTGCGTTCTCACTACCACTCACAATACGAAATGGTAGCTGGAGGTGGCAGTGCAAACGAATCATCATATATGATTGAATTCCGCGATACTGCTGCAATGTCTGGTGCGGCGTTTACAATCGTGTATGACAATGTCGGTGAGTATATTAATGCGAATGGTGATCGTGTGACGATGGGTGCAACGATGTCTATTGGAAACATTGTGCCAGTTACACAACAACACAATCAAATTGGACAACAAAGATTTATTGATATTCCAAATAACTTGTATTCAGGCTTGTTATATCAAGGAATCGACTCACTTGATATCCAATTACAATTCTATGAAGTGACGACATCAGCGTCTGGTAGCACGTTTACGCGTTTGATTGACGTAGATAGTGCAGTTGGGGCGTCGATGACATTTGACTCATTGAACAACTTCGGAGATGGTTCAGGAGGATTCCTTTGGACTGAAACTGGAAGCACCCAAATTAATTCATCAACGTATGCTGAGTCTGTTGATAAGCTTAGCTCAATTGGTGCAAATCCAACTAGGACAGATCGTGACACTGCCGTAGCTGGAAAGGACTCACAAGGTCGCACAGTTATGAAGCAAGATAGCAACGGCAAGTGGTTCTCACAAGGTCACGGTAATTATACGAATGATAATTACAGTTTTCCTAACTGGCGTGACAAGATTGGTGACACAACGTTCCCTTTTGGAGCGTTGAGTTACCCAATTACTGGAAAGCAATTCACGTTCCGTTTGTATACTGGAACGGGTAACACTTGGCAAACAATGACTTTGGCATCTATTAACCCATTGCAATTGGAAGCACCTCGTAAGATGGTTACAGACGATCAATTGGAGACGACTGATCCAAATGCCATGAATTACAATAATGCGGTTGGTCAATTGAATTCTGCCAATGGCAATGCAGATGTCCAAGCGGCAATTACGGAGGCTCGAGCATCATTCCCAGCATACGACCCTAATTCAGGAGAGTATAAGTCATACGCTGATTATGTTGCCGCTCGTGAGACGGCTGTGAACGCTGCAATTACGAAGGTTACTGAAGAAAAGAACATTCAGTACGGTAATATGTTCGGAAACAACTTGGCAACGAAGAATACGCAAACGATTGGTGATGTCATTTACTTCAATTATGATTATTGGGTAATGCAACCAACTTACCGTATTGGAACGGATTCAATTGCTAAGCCAACTGAATTGGTCATGACGGATACGTTGGATGCAGGTGTTACATTGCGTCATAATGATGCAAGTAATATGACAACGTTTACGCCCAGTGATATTGTGGTGTACAACACTAATGGTTCAGCATTTACGTATGGAACGGATTACACGGTAAAGCTAGAGTCTGTGAAGGGTTCTGACGATAAGCAGCATCAAAAGATTACGGTCGAATTTACAACGACTGGGCGAGATCGCATGGACTTCGATGGTAATAACTTGGCTTGGAATTTGAATGTTCACGTACCAGCTACTGAAGTTCTTGAAAACAAGCAAGAAAAGATTTGGTACAACACTGCGAAAGTTATGACAGGTATCAATGACCCTGAGGGAATTGATACTAACCGTGTCAACGTACATTTGCTACCACTTCATGACAATGACTTGGTGTTGCACAAGATTGATGATCTTGGTAACCAAGTTAACCGAGCAACTTTTGAATTGAAGCAAACGTACAAGATGACGGGATGGGCTAATGATGAGCCTGTCTTTGAAAAGCTTGATACGCCAGTTGAGGTAACAGGGACGTCATCATCAAATGGTTCTACTTGGACATTTAATGATCTTCAAATCGGAAAGTATGAATTGACTGAAACGGGAGTTCCAGGTGGTTATACGAATGATAACGGTGTCATTCACTTTACGGTGACGGAGCACTTGCAAGGCGATGGTAAGACGTATATTCACACGATGAGTGGCGATTCTGATGCCGACAAGGCTGCTTTGATTGGTTTGCAACAAGCAGACGGTGATCAGTGGACTGCGTCAATCAAGAATCCGCGTGTACCAACGCAATTCAAGTTGAACAAGGTTGATAGCGATAACGATCCTTTGGCTGGTGCTAAGTTTGAATACGCATTGCAAACAGATGCTGTGGCGTATGCAGAAAACCCATCATTGCCAAATCCTTGGGTTGAGATGACTGAGGGTGCTAATGGCGTTCATACGATTGCGGCAGATGCAAAGTTGGAGTTCAATAAGACGTATGTTGTTCGTGAGACAAAGTCTCCAGATGGATATGCAATGAAGGATGATTTCTATTTCATTGTCGTACCACAAAATACGTACACGGATCCAGCTTTTGACTATGCAGATATCTTGAACAACTTGAATGGTACTTCTGCAAATACGAATGCACCAGTTAACTTCTTGCAAGTTAATGAAGGCGGTTCATACTTGAAGTGGTTGCCAGCAGCGGAGGATACTTCAACTAATCCTCACACTTGGGTCGGAGACTTCGTTGTTGCTAACGATGCTAAGCCAATCTTCCCTCGTGTTGGAGGAACGGGAATTCAAGCATACATTGGTGCTGGTTTGATCGTTATGTTGATCGCCGGTGGGGCGGCTTGGTACATCAAGCGCCGTCAAAACCAATAA
- a CDS encoding ImmA/IrrE family metallo-endopeptidase has product MTDELRELRDYLLSLARRHDIDVEDMLSTSGTHMYVRVFNKIFMNPNETKATYEFGLAHELAHAIYGDPNGEQYYPFSLLFRKTEEKIANKNAIRLISDFVYRDTPLECRNWEHFIDIFNLPSYFEGIVKEIIYD; this is encoded by the coding sequence TTGACCGATGAATTGAGAGAGTTGAGAGACTACCTACTTAGCCTTGCCCGCCGACACGATATTGACGTTGAGGATATGTTATCCACTTCAGGTACACATATGTACGTCCGCGTGTTCAACAAGATATTTATGAATCCGAATGAAACAAAGGCAACTTATGAATTTGGACTAGCTCACGAACTGGCCCATGCCATTTACGGCGATCCTAATGGCGAACAGTACTACCCTTTTTCATTGTTGTTCAGAAAGACTGAAGAAAAGATTGCCAACAAGAACGCGATCCGACTGATTTCTGACTTTGTCTACCGCGATACGCCACTTGAATGCAGAAATTGGGAACACTTTATTGATATTTTCAACCTACCCAGTTATTTCGAAGGCATTGTAAAGGAAATTATTTACGACTGA
- a CDS encoding SpaA isopeptide-forming pilin-related protein has protein sequence MTRRMRKFNTRFSVLILLVPLLLNLVIFSKAVYAEAKNTLISELPVKIDNGLLDAIEDTGKVSLPDVVGAGEDNPTLTGEGELEPTTPMKPAVLKSVAGTIYDYFDYEGVPFVIKVSQRRAFMDYEITFDKVEDNFQKFGTDKEAGVFPVEFGVDGDRVGSVESITLNDKLIELDDKNRYRVDARTEKQVFKFTLRPPANKKYGLMIVSPVREETYSDGHENVYIPREIHMGVLFYPFASDWEHDDQKMTVYDEQDERATLARPDDLIPTETLKGYSATIKADAYSDPSKMKVYLNQDAIDDDYLVIEERLNSDKRSNLANMWGETWWNSEENDHGLYYYEKFNEQSPGKNYSVMISVIEMVASRAKRGEITIYYPYVGTYKTKHVDDNGDVKWTTHLMGAYVTLSDFIPGFIGGHTGGTGDSADPYLNLSNNLYSGLLYNKLSDFQVEFQYVDFENKHLIDVQKTDKKISYLTFASLNANRKTNPWGPDAAIEKRYDYAEGVGWAGASENKGVTVEGATITYHKDKYIGTTDAASQWETGNDIWQDYLNGENFERSAVSFVLEGTSAKVRMGSLTNGVWGAFLSSSISVPNDEEFSFDIDTTVGTRDKPSVNKFVHKDTNDLNGKTLEDATKPFWYWTYPTTYANGEDYLLSPSAVEATVNLPKVGGDAVILAGALKNSVKVYNTAGTSDDTTTGTRAEMVYGTDYEVTVNDRKVKVTLTKEGVRKLMFNGSDWAVGVNVRHSVAEYLTDATYTQQAAVSYTFNNVLWNRTQQSNVVSHQRKGKEEAPAEEKQISFAVKNTNRAGDLTLLGGEFELFDESGKQLAKQNSGSHTTLWTGLADGKTYTLRQTGVAHGYWIDENEYQVHVTDGIVTTDLPTSKHRAATDVHEVLFANEVNGVVFRKFAFGDDPDKPLAGSTYRLTRVSSGHGREFTTRESGQTLPGLSQGLYTLEEVEAPAGFEVDPKVYCFEVTAGGINGEPAEMSVDCVPLGDKLKFDTGRGEWLVDLPTKKMKSIFPRVGGPGVRIFWVVPGVLLLISGGMAYRQRRR, from the coding sequence ATGACAAGACGCATGCGAAAATTTAATACCCGATTTAGTGTGCTGATTTTGTTGGTTCCGTTATTACTAAATCTCGTTATCTTTAGCAAGGCTGTATACGCGGAGGCAAAGAATACGTTGATCAGTGAGCTACCAGTGAAGATTGATAACGGGCTGCTAGATGCGATTGAAGATACTGGTAAAGTGTCGTTGCCGGATGTCGTAGGTGCGGGTGAGGATAATCCGACGTTAACTGGTGAAGGTGAGTTGGAGCCAACAACGCCAATGAAGCCGGCCGTGCTGAAGAGTGTCGCTGGAACGATTTATGATTACTTCGACTACGAAGGTGTGCCATTTGTGATTAAAGTTTCGCAACGTCGTGCCTTTATGGATTACGAGATTACGTTCGACAAAGTAGAAGATAACTTTCAAAAGTTTGGTACTGATAAGGAAGCTGGGGTATTCCCGGTTGAATTTGGCGTTGATGGTGATCGTGTTGGAAGTGTAGAAAGCATTACGCTTAATGACAAGCTAATTGAGTTGGATGATAAGAATCGTTATCGGGTTGATGCGCGAACTGAAAAGCAAGTCTTCAAGTTTACGCTACGACCACCTGCTAACAAGAAATATGGTTTGATGATTGTGTCGCCGGTACGTGAGGAAACCTATTCAGATGGACACGAAAACGTGTATATTCCACGTGAAATCCACATGGGTGTGCTTTTTTATCCATTTGCGAGTGATTGGGAGCACGATGATCAAAAGATGACGGTGTACGACGAGCAAGATGAGCGTGCGACGTTGGCGCGACCAGACGATTTGATTCCGACTGAAACGTTGAAGGGTTACAGCGCGACGATTAAGGCTGATGCGTATTCTGACCCAAGCAAGATGAAAGTTTATCTGAACCAAGATGCGATTGATGATGATTATTTGGTCATTGAGGAACGTTTGAACTCAGACAAGCGTAGTAACTTGGCAAACATGTGGGGTGAAACATGGTGGAACTCAGAAGAAAATGACCACGGGTTGTACTACTACGAGAAGTTTAACGAGCAGTCGCCGGGTAAGAATTACTCAGTGATGATTTCCGTGATTGAGATGGTTGCGAGTCGTGCAAAACGTGGTGAAATTACGATTTACTACCCATACGTCGGCACGTACAAAACCAAGCACGTGGATGATAATGGCGATGTGAAATGGACAACGCATTTGATGGGTGCCTACGTGACGTTGTCAGACTTCATTCCGGGCTTCATTGGCGGTCATACTGGCGGAACGGGTGATTCGGCCGATCCGTATTTGAACCTATCGAATAATTTGTATTCGGGGTTGTTGTACAACAAACTCTCGGATTTCCAAGTTGAATTCCAGTATGTTGATTTTGAAAACAAGCATTTGATTGACGTGCAAAAGACGGATAAGAAGATATCATATCTGACGTTTGCGTCATTGAATGCTAACCGGAAGACGAACCCGTGGGGACCTGATGCAGCCATCGAAAAGCGTTATGACTATGCGGAAGGTGTCGGCTGGGCAGGTGCAAGCGAAAACAAGGGTGTGACCGTTGAAGGTGCGACCATCACTTACCACAAAGACAAGTACATCGGGACGACTGACGCGGCTAGCCAATGGGAGACCGGTAATGACATCTGGCAGGATTATTTGAACGGTGAAAATTTTGAACGTTCGGCTGTGTCATTTGTCCTCGAGGGTACATCGGCGAAAGTGCGCATGGGTTCGTTGACCAACGGTGTTTGGGGCGCGTTCTTGAGTTCAAGTATCTCCGTACCGAATGACGAGGAATTCTCATTCGATATTGATACCACTGTTGGGACGCGTGATAAGCCATCGGTGAATAAATTCGTCCACAAGGATACGAATGATTTGAATGGCAAAACGCTTGAAGATGCGACGAAGCCATTCTGGTATTGGACATACCCAACGACTTATGCGAACGGTGAAGATTACTTGCTATCACCAAGTGCGGTTGAAGCAACGGTTAATTTGCCGAAGGTCGGTGGTGATGCGGTGATTTTGGCCGGTGCCTTAAAGAATAGCGTGAAGGTCTACAATACGGCGGGAACGAGTGACGACACGACAACCGGTACCCGTGCTGAAATGGTATACGGCACCGACTATGAGGTGACGGTGAACGATCGTAAGGTTAAGGTGACGTTGACCAAGGAAGGCGTACGTAAGTTGATGTTTAACGGCTCAGACTGGGCAGTCGGGGTTAACGTACGTCATTCGGTTGCGGAATATTTGACTGATGCAACCTACACCCAACAAGCCGCGGTTTCATATACGTTCAATAACGTGTTGTGGAACCGTACGCAGCAATCAAACGTGGTGAGCCACCAACGTAAGGGAAAGGAGGAAGCGCCTGCTGAAGAGAAGCAGATTTCCTTTGCGGTTAAGAATACGAACCGTGCCGGTGACCTAACGTTGCTGGGTGGTGAATTCGAACTGTTTGATGAGTCTGGTAAGCAATTGGCTAAGCAAAATTCAGGTAGTCACACGACATTGTGGACAGGTTTAGCAGATGGCAAAACCTATACGTTGCGCCAAACTGGTGTTGCCCACGGTTATTGGATTGATGAAAATGAGTATCAAGTTCATGTGACAGACGGTATTGTGACAACGGATTTGCCGACAAGCAAGCATCGTGCTGCGACAGATGTGCATGAGGTTCTTTTTGCCAATGAAGTTAACGGCGTCGTGTTCCGCAAGTTTGCCTTCGGGGATGACCCTGATAAGCCGCTTGCTGGTTCTACTTATCGATTGACGCGTGTCAGTTCAGGTCACGGCCGTGAGTTTACGACCCGTGAATCAGGCCAAACGTTGCCTGGATTGAGTCAGGGGCTTTATACGTTAGAAGAAGTTGAAGCACCGGCTGGGTTTGAAGTTGATCCAAAGGTCTACTGTTTTGAAGTTACAGCGGGCGGTATTAACGGCGAGCCGGCGGAAATGTCGGTGGATTGTGTGCCACTGGGTGACAAGCTGAAGTTCGACACCGGACGTGGTGAATGGTTGGTAGACCTACCGACGAAAAAGATGAAGTCGATCTTCCCACGTGTTGGTGGACCAGGCGTCCGAATCTTTTGGGTTGTGCCAGGCGTGCTATTGCTTATTAGTGGCGGCATGGCTTACCGCCAACGTCGACGATAG
- a CDS encoding helix-turn-helix domain-containing protein, whose product MTVFERIKEVAKARGMNLKTVAKNAGLSENALYRYNQGVEPKYPTLKAVADVLGVSVDYLLGNTDEMHPTSTEPELPNDLEEVLKQVNPVMFGGAELTDDQRMLLYNMAKEMSRNNQQGGK is encoded by the coding sequence ATGACTGTATTTGAACGAATAAAAGAAGTTGCAAAAGCAAGAGGAATGAACCTGAAGACGGTGGCCAAAAATGCAGGCCTGTCAGAAAATGCTCTATACAGGTACAACCAAGGAGTTGAACCAAAATACCCCACGCTTAAAGCCGTTGCGGACGTCCTCGGCGTATCAGTAGACTACCTATTAGGTAACACTGATGAGATGCACCCTACCAGCACAGAACCAGAACTACCCAATGATTTAGAGGAAGTTTTGAAGCAGGTTAACCCTGTGATGTTTGGTGGTGCCGAATTAACAGACGACCAGAGGATGCTCCTATATAACATGGCTAAAGAGATGTCACGCAACAATCAACAAGGTGGTAAGTAA
- a CDS encoding tyrosine-type recombinase/integrase has protein sequence MSITKQKNGTYSVRIRWTDKQGKRREKTKTKFETKTLAKHWERQATLDADAGKFDGVTTDLTVNELVDMYLQEYVRGKRLSTTSKVARSFEMYVLTPKWFDNVKVAKLSKVELQRWINWLAGQFSSYKRKVDHFRKALDIAVSYELLESNPLNDVRYPTAVSKPDRSYRVEFYDRQQLQSFMQAVQDKYDNAINYHKYAYLRLLAFTGMRNGEVRALEWSDIHLDGNEPHIIVSKTTSETTGHGVVINPPKTKAGNRKVMLDKKTAGILRHWRAIQGQQMMKRGISANGIVWTNQRLDNRISGNQPRSWLLSAIRDTDVPQINIHGLRHTYITLAVQAGMDIKTLQSQVGHDDVKTTLAIYATVTDEMRSKTADIFTQLVSF, from the coding sequence ATGAGTATTACGAAACAAAAAAACGGCACCTACTCCGTGCGTATCCGTTGGACGGACAAACAGGGCAAGCGCCGTGAAAAGACAAAAACTAAATTTGAAACTAAAACACTAGCAAAGCATTGGGAACGGCAAGCAACATTGGATGCTGACGCCGGCAAATTTGACGGTGTCACGACTGACTTAACCGTTAATGAACTTGTTGATATGTATCTGCAAGAATACGTGCGCGGTAAAAGGCTATCAACCACAAGCAAGGTGGCCCGCTCATTTGAAATGTACGTACTCACGCCTAAATGGTTCGATAACGTTAAAGTGGCCAAACTATCCAAAGTTGAATTACAACGCTGGATTAATTGGTTAGCTGGCCAGTTCTCATCGTACAAACGCAAAGTGGATCACTTCAGAAAAGCATTAGATATTGCTGTATCTTATGAACTGCTAGAAAGTAACCCGCTTAATGACGTTCGATACCCTACGGCAGTGTCAAAGCCTGATAGGTCATATCGAGTTGAATTTTACGATCGCCAGCAACTCCAATCATTCATGCAAGCTGTACAAGACAAGTATGATAATGCTATCAACTATCACAAGTACGCCTATCTCCGTTTGTTAGCATTTACGGGGATGCGCAATGGTGAGGTTCGTGCGCTTGAATGGTCCGATATTCATTTAGATGGCAATGAGCCACATATTATCGTTAGCAAGACCACTAGCGAAACAACTGGCCATGGTGTCGTTATTAACCCACCTAAAACAAAGGCGGGCAATCGCAAGGTTATGTTAGACAAAAAAACCGCCGGCATCCTAAGACACTGGCGGGCTATTCAAGGACAACAAATGATGAAACGTGGTATATCTGCCAATGGCATTGTTTGGACCAACCAGCGACTTGATAATCGTATTTCAGGCAATCAACCACGTTCGTGGCTACTATCAGCCATACGTGATACGGACGTCCCTCAAATTAACATTCACGGGTTACGGCACACATATATCACACTTGCAGTTCAAGCTGGCATGGATATTAAGACTTTGCAGTCACAAGTTGGACACGATGACGTAAAAACTACCTTAGCAATTTATGCTACCGTCACAGATGAAATGCGATCAAAGACGGCCGATATTTTCACTCAGTTAGTCAGCTTTTAA
- a CDS encoding helix-turn-helix domain-containing protein — translation MTELEIAAKKTKEKFDIARIKSGLGYKDVAAMLNVKPQQFSRALTGTQPRDIQIQKAAARIYNIEI, via the coding sequence ATGACAGAACTAGAAATTGCAGCAAAGAAGACTAAGGAAAAATTTGATATTGCACGTATTAAAAGTGGTTTGGGGTACAAAGATGTGGCAGCAATGCTAAACGTTAAGCCACAACAATTCTCAAGGGCTTTAACAGGGACGCAACCGCGTGATATTCAAATTCAAAAGGCAGCAGCACGTATTTACAACATTGAAATTTAA